From the genome of Ralstonia pickettii, one region includes:
- a CDS encoding C39 family peptidase: MRLNRQSVGRVMLCLFCAGGLWATQASAQEGAIALRADSEMPLNKPVKSMAELRYRSVMRQQQDFSCGAAAVGTLLRYGYGLDIDERRVIADMMKVSDPKQVAEQGFSMLDMRNYVQTLGFRGRGYRVDMAALRDLAIPVIVLLSLNGYQHFVVVKRAAQGRVFIADPALGNRIMQEWEFAPAWNGLVFAIVGDVSVQADSGLLQTNAPSLRARENAAFSGGMLPIQMEFGPARWDLF; the protein is encoded by the coding sequence ATGCGACTGAACCGGCAATCGGTGGGCAGGGTGATGTTGTGTCTCTTCTGCGCAGGCGGCTTGTGGGCAACGCAGGCCAGTGCCCAGGAGGGCGCGATTGCGTTGCGCGCCGACAGCGAAATGCCACTGAACAAGCCGGTCAAGAGCATGGCGGAGCTGCGCTATCGCAGTGTGATGCGACAGCAGCAGGATTTCAGTTGCGGGGCGGCTGCGGTCGGCACGTTGCTGCGCTACGGATATGGCTTGGACATCGATGAGCGCCGCGTCATTGCCGACATGATGAAAGTGAGCGACCCGAAGCAGGTCGCCGAGCAAGGGTTCTCCATGCTCGATATGCGCAACTATGTGCAGACACTCGGCTTTCGGGGCCGTGGCTACCGTGTGGACATGGCGGCATTGCGCGATCTGGCGATCCCGGTGATCGTCTTGTTGAGCCTGAACGGGTACCAACATTTCGTGGTCGTCAAGCGCGCGGCCCAGGGGCGGGTGTTTATCGCCGACCCTGCACTGGGCAACCGCATCATGCAGGAGTGGGAATTTGCGCCTGCGTGGAATGGCCTCGTATTTGCAATCGTCGGCGACGTGTCGGTCCAGGCCGATTCCGGATTGCTGCAGACGAATGCTCCCAGCTTGCGTGCGCGTGAGAACGCCGCGTTCTCGGGAGGGATGCTGCCGATCCAGATGGAATTTGGACCTGCCCGGTGGGACCTGTTCTGA